The proteins below are encoded in one region of Apostichopus japonicus isolate 1M-3 chromosome 4, ASM3797524v1, whole genome shotgun sequence:
- the LOC139966442 gene encoding uncharacterized protein isoform X1, producing MQSQGQTTPDDKGTNHVVADDQEKRYGEVLLRKRGWSDGKGLGKRLHGDVEPVFLSLNQGDEGDSLNQLAAQIHEKWLEEPTNTSENGETENQPSIEKVSDGSSNISEKIPAITPKGKTPGKKQGKKKLMKPLWKCVPPPDDYTPRPSAEEILANQLISGEKIDPDESPTEKKEREKTRLARKRLLAFAQGQRSPIVTPDREDTQTTKQQTLPVNISEKSRKRILLKRNFPTKDKDDKVIKKEDSQTNTDSTNDQSNKLVLKEKENVVPQDGEKKPKVESVLNFAERLHEIRSKVPKTNFVKSDLFHPAKLNDSLLKISNNICLKLENTSQGDSSNIKDSETDKTGTASKEKEGLELDKSEESKEGDVKNDDDNDVQDEAEYLAELEKFNAELLEHMCKEQTLGEPAELKTVEEGFVAVLKQDLQTTLPWPQFMIQTTTEEPKLTFSVNPLKYEFKTKKAQGESEVKGTSGKKHKKKRSKKKKRKKSRKKKKKDRGKDKEKSPRDAAAGKVDKGEEKEEESSQTRKEDSSRKRKHSSNRREDDTSDDERHSSSRKYKDNSDYSDYERGRSRHRSGRSRSNSHSSDRDSRSRYSKRRRSRSWSDHYHHSSHRSRSYSRSPRYSRSRTRSYTRSRSRSYSRRSYTRSRSRSWSKDRYRSRTRSRTRSPSRSRSYLRSKAKPNVVKAGTGAKSDASGPGNKMKEWVRKALKESKATDPSLKVTKPSVPVVPKPKEKISDLIQTLQNCKDATQEPMGQGKGVVLTQSNTGKTHITGKTVVELDKPKANNGSKKNKTENSADNGTNQNEAEDGNLDKDSMMTMDPAELEKYRDLQEKARRHVQQQMLQAQGIVPSTSEEETEMDTSQYVQEQGLSQEHQLLQYMSAAAGMQSEVHQDGPRPQGFIGPIHPSMQSQLSEQSQVMVTPQTSLAEQLGVRLQGMVPGQAVVQVPPGLRAGSPAPAHLLRLPVSSHFGHSQLGLLQMPSGLDVKTSTAHSPSPDPASSPSGSHILRLTSPVDGNHGLFAMPGSSQLISGQLPSSMALAQSSPVSTTVFRLPNGMLVQAAAPRPSVTPSPVPTGITSSPRLIRLPNGSIALVQGTPRLPTAAAFGQSLPLVRQALPMGGTPGPSMVQRIANMQMMPGAMAGVPGMSGMSAVPGMSGVPGMSAVPGMSAVQGMSAVPGMSGVPGMSAVHGMSAVPGMSAVPGMSALSGMQGLATMQGLSSHHAAAAAAAAGMSAIPGMSALPGMSRFPGMSTLPGGMRLMTPQLMPRVLPQSMLARPGLQMFGGQQMIRPPGPGVASLLGKPLIKSAEAKGSPAS from the exons ATACATGAGAAGTGGCTTGAAGAACCTACAAACACCTCAGAGAATGGTGAGACAGAAAATCAGCCCAGCATTGAGAAGGTATCTGATGGTTCTAGCAATATCAG TGAGAAGATACCTGCTATAACACCAAAAGGTAAAACCCCTGGTAAGAAACAAGGGAAGAAGAAGCTGATGAAACCACTCTGGAAATGTGTTCCACCACCAGATGACTATACACCTCGTCCATCCGCTGAAGAAATTCTAGCTAATCAACTGATCAGTGGTGAGAAGATTGATCCAGATGAATCTCCTACTGAGAAGAAGGAGAGGGAAAAGACGAGACTAGCTAGAAAAAGGTTACTTGCTTTTGCACAAGGCCAAAGGTCACCTATTGTGACACCTGACAGGGAAGATACTCAAACTACTAAGCAACAAACTTTACCTGTAAATATTTCTGAGAAATCAAGAAAAAGGATCTTGCTAAAAAGAAATTTTCCAACTAAGGACAAAGACGATAAAGTCATTAAGAAAGAGGACAGTCAAACAAACACAGATAGTACCAATGATCAGAGCAACAAGCTAGtgttaaaagaaaaagagaatgTAGTACCTCAAGATGGTGAAAAGAAACCAAAGGTAGAATCTGTTCTCAATTTTGCAGAACGGTTACATGAGATTAGGTCAAAGGTTCCTAAAACAAATTTTGTGAAATCTGATTTGTTCCATCCTGCCAAATTAAATGACAGTTTACTTAAAATAAGTAATAATATATgcttaaaacttgaaaacacttcTCAGGGAGATAGCAGCAACATCAAAGACAGTGAAACTGACAAAACTGGAACAGcatcaaaagaaaaagaaggactAGAACTTGATAAGAGTGAAGAAAGTAAAGAAGGTGATgttaaaaatgatgatgataatgatgttcAGGATGAAGCTGAGTATCTTGCTGAGTTGGAAAAGTTCAATGCAGAATTGTTAGAGCATATGTGCAAGGAACAGACCCTAGGGGAGCCAGCTGAGCTCAAAACTGTGGAGGAAGGTTTTGTTGCTGTATTGAAGCAAGATTTACAGACAACATTGCCGTGGCCTCAATTTATGATTCAGACAACAACAGAAGAACCAAAACTTACATTCAGTGTCAatcctttaaaatatgaatttaagacCAAGAAAGCTCAAGGGGAGAGTGAGGTTAAGGGAACATCAGGTAAGAAGCATAAGAAAAAGAGgtccaaaaagaagaagaggaagaagagccgaaagaaaaagaagaaagatcgAGGCAAAGACAAAGAAAAGAGTCCGCGAGATGCTGCTGCAGGCAAAGTTGACAAGGGGGAAGAAAAAGAGGAAGAGTCATCACAAACCAGGAAAGAAGACTCAAGCAGGAAAAGGAAACATTCTAGTAATCGAAGAGAGGATGATACCTCAGATGATGAAAGACACAGCTCCAGTAGGAAATACAAAGACAATTCAGATTACTCTGACTATGAAAGAGGAAGAAGCAGACACAGAAGTGGACGCAGTAGGTCAAACAGCCATTCTTCAGACAGAGACAGCAGATCAAGGTACAGCAAGAGAAGGAGAAGTCGCAGCTGGTCTGATCACTATCATCATAGTTCTCATCGTAGTAGGAGCTATTCCAGGTCTCCACGTTACTCCAGGTCAAGGACAAGGAGTTACACAAGGAGTAGAAGTCGGAGTTACTCTAGAAGAAGCTACACCAGGAGCAGAAGTAGGTCTTGGTCTAAGGATAGATACAGATCCAGAACCAGGAGCAGAACTAGGTCTCCATCAAGATCACGGTCCTATCTCAGGTCCAAGGCTAAACCAAATGTAGTGAAGGCTGGTACCGGTGCAAAATCTGATGCCTCTGGCCCTGGCAACAAAATGAAGGAATGGGTCAGAAAAGCATTGAAAGAATCAAAGGCAACTGATCCTAGCCTGAAGGTAACAAAGCCTTCGGTTCCTGTTGTTCCAAAGCCCAAGGAAAAAATCAGCGATCTCATTCAGACATTGCAGAACTGCAAGGATGCCACTCAGGAACCTATGGGCCAAGGGAAAGGAGTTGTTTTGACCCAGAGTAATACTGGAAAAACACATATTACTGGTAAGACTGTTGTAGAACTTGACAAGCCTAAAGCTAATAATGGAAGTAAAAAGAACAAGACAGAAAATTCTGCAGATAATGGAACTAATCAAAATGAGGCGGAAGATGGTAACCTAGACAAAGATAGTATGATGACAATGGACCCAGCTGAACTTGAAAAGTATCGAGATTTGCAGGAAAAAGCACGCCGTCATGTACAACAGCAGATGCTTCAGGCTCAAGGCATTGTCCCTAGCACTTCTGAGGAAGAGACAGAGATGGATACTTCTCAGTATGTTCAAGAACAAGGATTATCTCAGGAGCATCAACTCTTGCAATACATGTCTGCAGCAGCAGGCATGCAATCTGAAGTACACCAAGATGGCCCTAGGCCACAAGGTTTCATAGGTCCAATTCATCCAAGTATGCAAAGTCAGCTGTCTGAACAGTCTCAAGTTATGGTCACCCCGCAGACATCATTAGCTGAGCAGCTTGGTGTTCGTCTTCAAGGTATGGTCCCAGGTCAAGCTGTTGTTCAAGTGCCTCCAGGATTAAGAGCTGGAAGTCCAGCACCTGCACACCTTCTCCGTCTTCCTGTTTCCAGTCATTTTGGCCACTCTCAGTTAGGACTTCTTCAGATGCCTTCTGGGTTAGATGTGAAGACATCTACTGCTCATTCACCTTCTCCTGATCCAGCATCGTCTCCTTCTGGTAGTCATATCCTCAGATTGACTTCTCCAGTTGATGGAAATCATGGTTTATTTGCTATGCCAGGAAGTTCACAACTTATTTCTGGCCAATTACCAAGTTCGATGGCCTTAGCACAATCTAGTCCAGTTAGTACAACTGTTTTCCGCCTCCCAAATGGTATGTTGGTACAAGCAGCTGCTCCAAGACCGTCAGTCACCCCGTCTCCAGTTCCAACTGGCATAACTTCATCACCAAGGCTGATTAGATTACCAAATGGTAGCATCGCTTTAGTTCAGGGTACCCCAAGACTACCAACAGCAGCTGCCTTTGGTCAAAGCCTACCATTAGTCAGACAGGCCCTTCCGATGGGAGGTACCCCTGGACCTTCGATGGTTCAGAGGATTGCAAACATGCAAATGATGCCAGGTGCAATGGCTGGTGTTCCAGGGATGTCTGGAATGTCTGCAGTTCCAGGAATGTCTGGAGTTCCAGGGATGTCTGCAGTTCCAGGAATGTCTGCAGTTCAGGGGATGTCTGCAGTTCCGGGGATGTCTGGAGTTCCGGGAATGTCTGCAGTTCATGGAATGTCTGCAGTTCCAGGGATGTCTGCAGTTCCAGGGATGTCTGCACTTTCAGGAATGCAGGGTCTAGCAACTATGCAAGGTCTTTCCTCTCATCatgcagcagcagcagcagcagcagcagggATGAGTGCAATACCAGGAATGTCAGCACTGCCAGGGATGTCTAGATTCCCAGGTATGTCCACCCTTCCTGGAGGAATGCGGCTTATGACTCCACAGTTGATGCCTAGAGTTCTCCCCCAGTCTATGCTAGCAAGACCTGGTCTCCAGATGTTCGGTGGCCAGCAGATGATTCGACCACCTGGACCTGGGGTTGCTTCTCTGCTGGGAAAGCCTCTTATCAAGTCTGCTGAAGCTAAGGGATCACCAGCATCATAG
- the LOC139966442 gene encoding uncharacterized protein isoform X3 — MLYGDVEPVFLSLNQGDEGDSLNQLAAQIHEKWLEEPTNTSENGETENQPSIEKVSDGSSNISEKIPAITPKGKTPGKKQGKKKLMKPLWKCVPPPDDYTPRPSAEEILANQLISGEKIDPDESPTEKKEREKTRLARKRLLAFAQGQRSPIVTPDREDTQTTKQQTLPVNISEKSRKRILLKRNFPTKDKDDKVIKKEDSQTNTDSTNDQSNKLVLKEKENVVPQDGEKKPKVESVLNFAERLHEIRSKVPKTNFVKSDLFHPAKLNDSLLKISNNICLKLENTSQGDSSNIKDSETDKTGTASKEKEGLELDKSEESKEGDVKNDDDNDVQDEAEYLAELEKFNAELLEHMCKEQTLGEPAELKTVEEGFVAVLKQDLQTTLPWPQFMIQTTTEEPKLTFSVNPLKYEFKTKKAQGESEVKGTSGKKHKKKRSKKKKRKKSRKKKKKDRGKDKEKSPRDAAAGKVDKGEEKEEESSQTRKEDSSRKRKHSSNRREDDTSDDERHSSSRKYKDNSDYSDYERGRSRHRSGRSRSNSHSSDRDSRSRYSKRRRSRSWSDHYHHSSHRSRSYSRSPRYSRSRTRSYTRSRSRSYSRRSYTRSRSRSWSKDRYRSRTRSRTRSPSRSRSYLRSKAKPNVVKAGTGAKSDASGPGNKMKEWVRKALKESKATDPSLKVTKPSVPVVPKPKEKISDLIQTLQNCKDATQEPMGQGKGVVLTQSNTGKTHITGKTVVELDKPKANNGSKKNKTENSADNGTNQNEAEDGNLDKDSMMTMDPAELEKYRDLQEKARRHVQQQMLQAQGIVPSTSEEETEMDTSQYVQEQGLSQEHQLLQYMSAAAGMQSEVHQDGPRPQGFIGPIHPSMQSQLSEQSQVMVTPQTSLAEQLGVRLQGMVPGQAVVQVPPGLRAGSPAPAHLLRLPVSSHFGHSQLGLLQMPSGLDVKTSTAHSPSPDPASSPSGSHILRLTSPVDGNHGLFAMPGSSQLISGQLPSSMALAQSSPVSTTVFRLPNGMLVQAAAPRPSVTPSPVPTGITSSPRLIRLPNGSIALVQGTPRLPTAAAFGQSLPLVRQALPMGGTPGPSMVQRIANMQMMPGAMAGVPGMSGMSAVPGMSGVPGMSAVPGMSAVQGMSAVPGMSGVPGMSAVHGMSAVPGMSAVPGMSALSGMQGLATMQGLSSHHAAAAAAAAGMSAIPGMSALPGMSRFPGMSTLPGGMRLMTPQLMPRVLPQSMLARPGLQMFGGQQMIRPPGPGVASLLGKPLIKSAEAKGSPAS, encoded by the exons ATACATGAGAAGTGGCTTGAAGAACCTACAAACACCTCAGAGAATGGTGAGACAGAAAATCAGCCCAGCATTGAGAAGGTATCTGATGGTTCTAGCAATATCAG TGAGAAGATACCTGCTATAACACCAAAAGGTAAAACCCCTGGTAAGAAACAAGGGAAGAAGAAGCTGATGAAACCACTCTGGAAATGTGTTCCACCACCAGATGACTATACACCTCGTCCATCCGCTGAAGAAATTCTAGCTAATCAACTGATCAGTGGTGAGAAGATTGATCCAGATGAATCTCCTACTGAGAAGAAGGAGAGGGAAAAGACGAGACTAGCTAGAAAAAGGTTACTTGCTTTTGCACAAGGCCAAAGGTCACCTATTGTGACACCTGACAGGGAAGATACTCAAACTACTAAGCAACAAACTTTACCTGTAAATATTTCTGAGAAATCAAGAAAAAGGATCTTGCTAAAAAGAAATTTTCCAACTAAGGACAAAGACGATAAAGTCATTAAGAAAGAGGACAGTCAAACAAACACAGATAGTACCAATGATCAGAGCAACAAGCTAGtgttaaaagaaaaagagaatgTAGTACCTCAAGATGGTGAAAAGAAACCAAAGGTAGAATCTGTTCTCAATTTTGCAGAACGGTTACATGAGATTAGGTCAAAGGTTCCTAAAACAAATTTTGTGAAATCTGATTTGTTCCATCCTGCCAAATTAAATGACAGTTTACTTAAAATAAGTAATAATATATgcttaaaacttgaaaacacttcTCAGGGAGATAGCAGCAACATCAAAGACAGTGAAACTGACAAAACTGGAACAGcatcaaaagaaaaagaaggactAGAACTTGATAAGAGTGAAGAAAGTAAAGAAGGTGATgttaaaaatgatgatgataatgatgttcAGGATGAAGCTGAGTATCTTGCTGAGTTGGAAAAGTTCAATGCAGAATTGTTAGAGCATATGTGCAAGGAACAGACCCTAGGGGAGCCAGCTGAGCTCAAAACTGTGGAGGAAGGTTTTGTTGCTGTATTGAAGCAAGATTTACAGACAACATTGCCGTGGCCTCAATTTATGATTCAGACAACAACAGAAGAACCAAAACTTACATTCAGTGTCAatcctttaaaatatgaatttaagacCAAGAAAGCTCAAGGGGAGAGTGAGGTTAAGGGAACATCAGGTAAGAAGCATAAGAAAAAGAGgtccaaaaagaagaagaggaagaagagccgaaagaaaaagaagaaagatcgAGGCAAAGACAAAGAAAAGAGTCCGCGAGATGCTGCTGCAGGCAAAGTTGACAAGGGGGAAGAAAAAGAGGAAGAGTCATCACAAACCAGGAAAGAAGACTCAAGCAGGAAAAGGAAACATTCTAGTAATCGAAGAGAGGATGATACCTCAGATGATGAAAGACACAGCTCCAGTAGGAAATACAAAGACAATTCAGATTACTCTGACTATGAAAGAGGAAGAAGCAGACACAGAAGTGGACGCAGTAGGTCAAACAGCCATTCTTCAGACAGAGACAGCAGATCAAGGTACAGCAAGAGAAGGAGAAGTCGCAGCTGGTCTGATCACTATCATCATAGTTCTCATCGTAGTAGGAGCTATTCCAGGTCTCCACGTTACTCCAGGTCAAGGACAAGGAGTTACACAAGGAGTAGAAGTCGGAGTTACTCTAGAAGAAGCTACACCAGGAGCAGAAGTAGGTCTTGGTCTAAGGATAGATACAGATCCAGAACCAGGAGCAGAACTAGGTCTCCATCAAGATCACGGTCCTATCTCAGGTCCAAGGCTAAACCAAATGTAGTGAAGGCTGGTACCGGTGCAAAATCTGATGCCTCTGGCCCTGGCAACAAAATGAAGGAATGGGTCAGAAAAGCATTGAAAGAATCAAAGGCAACTGATCCTAGCCTGAAGGTAACAAAGCCTTCGGTTCCTGTTGTTCCAAAGCCCAAGGAAAAAATCAGCGATCTCATTCAGACATTGCAGAACTGCAAGGATGCCACTCAGGAACCTATGGGCCAAGGGAAAGGAGTTGTTTTGACCCAGAGTAATACTGGAAAAACACATATTACTGGTAAGACTGTTGTAGAACTTGACAAGCCTAAAGCTAATAATGGAAGTAAAAAGAACAAGACAGAAAATTCTGCAGATAATGGAACTAATCAAAATGAGGCGGAAGATGGTAACCTAGACAAAGATAGTATGATGACAATGGACCCAGCTGAACTTGAAAAGTATCGAGATTTGCAGGAAAAAGCACGCCGTCATGTACAACAGCAGATGCTTCAGGCTCAAGGCATTGTCCCTAGCACTTCTGAGGAAGAGACAGAGATGGATACTTCTCAGTATGTTCAAGAACAAGGATTATCTCAGGAGCATCAACTCTTGCAATACATGTCTGCAGCAGCAGGCATGCAATCTGAAGTACACCAAGATGGCCCTAGGCCACAAGGTTTCATAGGTCCAATTCATCCAAGTATGCAAAGTCAGCTGTCTGAACAGTCTCAAGTTATGGTCACCCCGCAGACATCATTAGCTGAGCAGCTTGGTGTTCGTCTTCAAGGTATGGTCCCAGGTCAAGCTGTTGTTCAAGTGCCTCCAGGATTAAGAGCTGGAAGTCCAGCACCTGCACACCTTCTCCGTCTTCCTGTTTCCAGTCATTTTGGCCACTCTCAGTTAGGACTTCTTCAGATGCCTTCTGGGTTAGATGTGAAGACATCTACTGCTCATTCACCTTCTCCTGATCCAGCATCGTCTCCTTCTGGTAGTCATATCCTCAGATTGACTTCTCCAGTTGATGGAAATCATGGTTTATTTGCTATGCCAGGAAGTTCACAACTTATTTCTGGCCAATTACCAAGTTCGATGGCCTTAGCACAATCTAGTCCAGTTAGTACAACTGTTTTCCGCCTCCCAAATGGTATGTTGGTACAAGCAGCTGCTCCAAGACCGTCAGTCACCCCGTCTCCAGTTCCAACTGGCATAACTTCATCACCAAGGCTGATTAGATTACCAAATGGTAGCATCGCTTTAGTTCAGGGTACCCCAAGACTACCAACAGCAGCTGCCTTTGGTCAAAGCCTACCATTAGTCAGACAGGCCCTTCCGATGGGAGGTACCCCTGGACCTTCGATGGTTCAGAGGATTGCAAACATGCAAATGATGCCAGGTGCAATGGCTGGTGTTCCAGGGATGTCTGGAATGTCTGCAGTTCCAGGAATGTCTGGAGTTCCAGGGATGTCTGCAGTTCCAGGAATGTCTGCAGTTCAGGGGATGTCTGCAGTTCCGGGGATGTCTGGAGTTCCGGGAATGTCTGCAGTTCATGGAATGTCTGCAGTTCCAGGGATGTCTGCAGTTCCAGGGATGTCTGCACTTTCAGGAATGCAGGGTCTAGCAACTATGCAAGGTCTTTCCTCTCATCatgcagcagcagcagcagcagcagcagggATGAGTGCAATACCAGGAATGTCAGCACTGCCAGGGATGTCTAGATTCCCAGGTATGTCCACCCTTCCTGGAGGAATGCGGCTTATGACTCCACAGTTGATGCCTAGAGTTCTCCCCCAGTCTATGCTAGCAAGACCTGGTCTCCAGATGTTCGGTGGCCAGCAGATGATTCGACCACCTGGACCTGGGGTTGCTTCTCTGCTGGGAAAGCCTCTTATCAAGTCTGCTGAAGCTAAGGGATCACCAGCATCATAG
- the LOC139966442 gene encoding uncharacterized protein isoform X4, with the protein MKPLWKCVPPPDDYTPRPSAEEILANQLISGEKIDPDESPTEKKEREKTRLARKRLLAFAQGQRSPIVTPDREDTQTTKQQTLPVNISEKSRKRILLKRNFPTKDKDDKVIKKEDSQTNTDSTNDQSNKLVLKEKENVVPQDGEKKPKVESVLNFAERLHEIRSKVPKTNFVKSDLFHPAKLNDSLLKISNNICLKLENTSQGDSSNIKDSETDKTGTASKEKEGLELDKSEESKEGDVKNDDDNDVQDEAEYLAELEKFNAELLEHMCKEQTLGEPAELKTVEEGFVAVLKQDLQTTLPWPQFMIQTTTEEPKLTFSVNPLKYEFKTKKAQGESEVKGTSGKKHKKKRSKKKKRKKSRKKKKKDRGKDKEKSPRDAAAGKVDKGEEKEEESSQTRKEDSSRKRKHSSNRREDDTSDDERHSSSRKYKDNSDYSDYERGRSRHRSGRSRSNSHSSDRDSRSRYSKRRRSRSWSDHYHHSSHRSRSYSRSPRYSRSRTRSYTRSRSRSYSRRSYTRSRSRSWSKDRYRSRTRSRTRSPSRSRSYLRSKAKPNVVKAGTGAKSDASGPGNKMKEWVRKALKESKATDPSLKVTKPSVPVVPKPKEKISDLIQTLQNCKDATQEPMGQGKGVVLTQSNTGKTHITGKTVVELDKPKANNGSKKNKTENSADNGTNQNEAEDGNLDKDSMMTMDPAELEKYRDLQEKARRHVQQQMLQAQGIVPSTSEEETEMDTSQYVQEQGLSQEHQLLQYMSAAAGMQSEVHQDGPRPQGFIGPIHPSMQSQLSEQSQVMVTPQTSLAEQLGVRLQGMVPGQAVVQVPPGLRAGSPAPAHLLRLPVSSHFGHSQLGLLQMPSGLDVKTSTAHSPSPDPASSPSGSHILRLTSPVDGNHGLFAMPGSSQLISGQLPSSMALAQSSPVSTTVFRLPNGMLVQAAAPRPSVTPSPVPTGITSSPRLIRLPNGSIALVQGTPRLPTAAAFGQSLPLVRQALPMGGTPGPSMVQRIANMQMMPGAMAGVPGMSGMSAVPGMSGVPGMSAVPGMSAVQGMSAVPGMSGVPGMSAVHGMSAVPGMSAVPGMSALSGMQGLATMQGLSSHHAAAAAAAAGMSAIPGMSALPGMSRFPGMSTLPGGMRLMTPQLMPRVLPQSMLARPGLQMFGGQQMIRPPGPGVASLLGKPLIKSAEAKGSPAS; encoded by the coding sequence ATGAAACCACTCTGGAAATGTGTTCCACCACCAGATGACTATACACCTCGTCCATCCGCTGAAGAAATTCTAGCTAATCAACTGATCAGTGGTGAGAAGATTGATCCAGATGAATCTCCTACTGAGAAGAAGGAGAGGGAAAAGACGAGACTAGCTAGAAAAAGGTTACTTGCTTTTGCACAAGGCCAAAGGTCACCTATTGTGACACCTGACAGGGAAGATACTCAAACTACTAAGCAACAAACTTTACCTGTAAATATTTCTGAGAAATCAAGAAAAAGGATCTTGCTAAAAAGAAATTTTCCAACTAAGGACAAAGACGATAAAGTCATTAAGAAAGAGGACAGTCAAACAAACACAGATAGTACCAATGATCAGAGCAACAAGCTAGtgttaaaagaaaaagagaatgTAGTACCTCAAGATGGTGAAAAGAAACCAAAGGTAGAATCTGTTCTCAATTTTGCAGAACGGTTACATGAGATTAGGTCAAAGGTTCCTAAAACAAATTTTGTGAAATCTGATTTGTTCCATCCTGCCAAATTAAATGACAGTTTACTTAAAATAAGTAATAATATATgcttaaaacttgaaaacacttcTCAGGGAGATAGCAGCAACATCAAAGACAGTGAAACTGACAAAACTGGAACAGcatcaaaagaaaaagaaggactAGAACTTGATAAGAGTGAAGAAAGTAAAGAAGGTGATgttaaaaatgatgatgataatgatgttcAGGATGAAGCTGAGTATCTTGCTGAGTTGGAAAAGTTCAATGCAGAATTGTTAGAGCATATGTGCAAGGAACAGACCCTAGGGGAGCCAGCTGAGCTCAAAACTGTGGAGGAAGGTTTTGTTGCTGTATTGAAGCAAGATTTACAGACAACATTGCCGTGGCCTCAATTTATGATTCAGACAACAACAGAAGAACCAAAACTTACATTCAGTGTCAatcctttaaaatatgaatttaagacCAAGAAAGCTCAAGGGGAGAGTGAGGTTAAGGGAACATCAGGTAAGAAGCATAAGAAAAAGAGgtccaaaaagaagaagaggaagaagagccgaaagaaaaagaagaaagatcgAGGCAAAGACAAAGAAAAGAGTCCGCGAGATGCTGCTGCAGGCAAAGTTGACAAGGGGGAAGAAAAAGAGGAAGAGTCATCACAAACCAGGAAAGAAGACTCAAGCAGGAAAAGGAAACATTCTAGTAATCGAAGAGAGGATGATACCTCAGATGATGAAAGACACAGCTCCAGTAGGAAATACAAAGACAATTCAGATTACTCTGACTATGAAAGAGGAAGAAGCAGACACAGAAGTGGACGCAGTAGGTCAAACAGCCATTCTTCAGACAGAGACAGCAGATCAAGGTACAGCAAGAGAAGGAGAAGTCGCAGCTGGTCTGATCACTATCATCATAGTTCTCATCGTAGTAGGAGCTATTCCAGGTCTCCACGTTACTCCAGGTCAAGGACAAGGAGTTACACAAGGAGTAGAAGTCGGAGTTACTCTAGAAGAAGCTACACCAGGAGCAGAAGTAGGTCTTGGTCTAAGGATAGATACAGATCCAGAACCAGGAGCAGAACTAGGTCTCCATCAAGATCACGGTCCTATCTCAGGTCCAAGGCTAAACCAAATGTAGTGAAGGCTGGTACCGGTGCAAAATCTGATGCCTCTGGCCCTGGCAACAAAATGAAGGAATGGGTCAGAAAAGCATTGAAAGAATCAAAGGCAACTGATCCTAGCCTGAAGGTAACAAAGCCTTCGGTTCCTGTTGTTCCAAAGCCCAAGGAAAAAATCAGCGATCTCATTCAGACATTGCAGAACTGCAAGGATGCCACTCAGGAACCTATGGGCCAAGGGAAAGGAGTTGTTTTGACCCAGAGTAATACTGGAAAAACACATATTACTGGTAAGACTGTTGTAGAACTTGACAAGCCTAAAGCTAATAATGGAAGTAAAAAGAACAAGACAGAAAATTCTGCAGATAATGGAACTAATCAAAATGAGGCGGAAGATGGTAACCTAGACAAAGATAGTATGATGACAATGGACCCAGCTGAACTTGAAAAGTATCGAGATTTGCAGGAAAAAGCACGCCGTCATGTACAACAGCAGATGCTTCAGGCTCAAGGCATTGTCCCTAGCACTTCTGAGGAAGAGACAGAGATGGATACTTCTCAGTATGTTCAAGAACAAGGATTATCTCAGGAGCATCAACTCTTGCAATACATGTCTGCAGCAGCAGGCATGCAATCTGAAGTACACCAAGATGGCCCTAGGCCACAAGGTTTCATAGGTCCAATTCATCCAAGTATGCAAAGTCAGCTGTCTGAACAGTCTCAAGTTATGGTCACCCCGCAGACATCATTAGCTGAGCAGCTTGGTGTTCGTCTTCAAGGTATGGTCCCAGGTCAAGCTGTTGTTCAAGTGCCTCCAGGATTAAGAGCTGGAAGTCCAGCACCTGCACACCTTCTCCGTCTTCCTGTTTCCAGTCATTTTGGCCACTCTCAGTTAGGACTTCTTCAGATGCCTTCTGGGTTAGATGTGAAGACATCTACTGCTCATTCACCTTCTCCTGATCCAGCATCGTCTCCTTCTGGTAGTCATATCCTCAGATTGACTTCTCCAGTTGATGGAAATCATGGTTTATTTGCTATGCCAGGAAGTTCACAACTTATTTCTGGCCAATTACCAAGTTCGATGGCCTTAGCACAATCTAGTCCAGTTAGTACAACTGTTTTCCGCCTCCCAAATGGTATGTTGGTACAAGCAGCTGCTCCAAGACCGTCAGTCACCCCGTCTCCAGTTCCAACTGGCATAACTTCATCACCAAGGCTGATTAGATTACCAAATGGTAGCATCGCTTTAGTTCAGGGTACCCCAAGACTACCAACAGCAGCTGCCTTTGGTCAAAGCCTACCATTAGTCAGACAGGCCCTTCCGATGGGAGGTACCCCTGGACCTTCGATGGTTCAGAGGATTGCAAACATGCAAATGATGCCAGGTGCAATGGCTGGTGTTCCAGGGATGTCTGGAATGTCTGCAGTTCCAGGAATGTCTGGAGTTCCAGGGATGTCTGCAGTTCCAGGAATGTCTGCAGTTCAGGGGATGTCTGCAGTTCCGGGGATGTCTGGAGTTCCGGGAATGTCTGCAGTTCATGGAATGTCTGCAGTTCCAGGGATGTCTGCAGTTCCAGGGATGTCTGCACTTTCAGGAATGCAGGGTCTAGCAACTATGCAAGGTCTTTCCTCTCATCatgcagcagcagcagcagcagcagcagggATGAGTGCAATACCAGGAATGTCAGCACTGCCAGGGATGTCTAGATTCCCAGGTATGTCCACCCTTCCTGGAGGAATGCGGCTTATGACTCCACAGTTGATGCCTAGAGTTCTCCCCCAGTCTATGCTAGCAAGACCTGGTCTCCAGATGTTCGGTGGCCAGCAGATGATTCGACCACCTGGACCTGGGGTTGCTTCTCTGCTGGGAAAGCCTCTTATCAAGTCTGCTGAAGCTAAGGGATCACCAGCATCATAG